The genomic DNA ATATTATATTATATTGTATCTTGAATTTAATACTAACGACTATTTACTATTTACTATTTACTAACGACTATATGGACGACTGAAGGGAGTCCAGAAAATATGTACAGTTTAATTTTAGTATTAACCCTTATCATTATCAGTGGATTAATTGCCTTTGTTGGCGATTGGGTAGGCCTTAAAATAGGCAAAAAAAGAGTAACCATCTTTAAATTACGTCCCCACTATACGGCAATATTTATTACTGTAGTCAGTGGTATTTTAATCGCTATTATTACCATTACCATTCTTACAATTTCTTCCAATGACGTAAGAACTGCCTTATTTGGGATGGAAGAGTTAAAAGGAAAGCTTTTCAATTTATCGCGAGAAGTAGAATTAAGAAATGAACAATTATCCTCAACCAAAGAAGACCTAAAGGAAAAAACTACTCAACTACAAGAAATGGAAGAAAAATACCAGAAATTAACCGAAGATATAAAAAATAAAACCAGCCAACTGGAAGAGTTGTCGAAAATAAAAGAGGATCTAATCGTAGAGAAAAGTAAGCTGGATAAGGAAGTGGAAGAGTTAAATGCTACCATAAAAGCTCTTTACTCCGGAATTACCTGGGTTAGAGAAGGAGAAGTAATCTTTGGTTCGGACGAACAGATTGCATTAACTCTTATTCAAGGTCAAAGATCGATTGAGGGAATTAGAAAAGACTTAATTGAATTTTTAAACGATGCATCTGATAAAGTACTTGCTATGGGAGCCAAAAAAGACGAGAGAAGCAATCAGGTATTTATTATTTCCCAGGAAGAATTTGAAGATATGATCCAGAAGATTCATAATAGCGATCAAGAGATGATAATAAGACTTTTATCTTCGATAAACGTGATCAAAGGGGAACCGATAGTGGCACATTTTAACATCTTAGAGAACAAATTACTTTTTAAATTAGATGAAGAAATTATTTCCGAGGAAATTGAAAATTCAAAAAGTTATAGTGAGGTAGAAAAGAAGCTTTTATCTATTCTTAGACAAGTGAATATTATTGCCGTGAAAGAGGGAATAATTCCTGACCCTAAAACGAGTTTTATAGGAACTATATCTGCGATTAATTTATATGATGCAGTTAGAACTATAGTAGAATCGGATACAAAAATGAAAGTCACGGTAATCTCAATTTATGATACCTGGAGAACAGGACCCCTAAGAGTGAGAATGGAAACTGAACCCATTTCTTCTCCGAAAACCTTACCCTCTGGCTGATATTAACCACGAACTGAAAACTCTAAACCGAAAACCAGTTTTGT from Candidatus Atribacteria bacterium includes the following:
- a CDS encoding DUF3084 domain-containing protein; translation: MYSLILVLTLIIISGLIAFVGDWVGLKIGKKRVTIFKLRPHYTAIFITVVSGILIAIITITILTISSNDVRTALFGMEELKGKLFNLSREVELRNEQLSSTKEDLKEKTTQLQEMEEKYQKLTEDIKNKTSQLEELSKIKEDLIVEKSKLDKEVEELNATIKALYSGITWVREGEVIFGSDEQIALTLIQGQRSIEGIRKDLIEFLNDASDKVLAMGAKKDERSNQVFIISQEEFEDMIQKIHNSDQEMIIRLLSSINVIKGEPIVAHFNILENKLLFKLDEEIISEEIENSKSYSEVEKKLLSILRQVNIIAVKEGIIPDPKTSFIGTISAINLYDAVRTIVESDTKMKVTVISIYDTWRTGPLRVRMETEPISSPKTLPSG